One Aquarana catesbeiana isolate 2022-GZ linkage group LG11, ASM4218655v1, whole genome shotgun sequence genomic window carries:
- the LOC141112049 gene encoding 5-hydroxyisourate hydrolase-like isoform X1 has translation MSRSRLQRIEQHLQGTQLQEMSGGASSLLTTHVLNIAQGTPAKGLTITLSKFNAREAKWEQVSRSVTDQDGRCPGLLRGEPLTAGTFQLRFDTGEYWKQLKLDAFHPYAEVVFIINDPKEKYHVPLLITPHAYSTYRGS, from the exons ATGAGCAGATCCCGGCTGCAGCGTATTGAGCAGCACCTGCAGGGTACACAG CTACAGGAAATGTCGGGGGGCGCTTCGAGTCTGCTGACcacacatgtcctcaacattgcaCAAGGGACCCCAGCTAAAGGCCTGACAATAACCTTGTCCAAGTTCAATGCCAGAGAAGCAAAATGGGAACAAGTCAGCAGAAG TGTCACTGACCAGGACGGCCGTTGTCCGGGACTTCTACGTGGAGAACCTCTTACAGCCGGGACCTTCCAGCTGCGCTTCGATACGGGAGAATACTGGAAGCAGCTAAAACTAGATGCCTTCCACCCCTATGCAGAG GTTGTTTTCATCATTAATGACCCAAAAGAGAAATATCACGTGCCTCTCCTGATTACTCCACATGCCTATTCCACCTACAGAGGGAGTTAG
- the LOC141112049 gene encoding 5-hydroxyisourate hydrolase-like isoform X2: protein MSGGASSLLTTHVLNIAQGTPAKGLTITLSKFNAREAKWEQVSRSVTDQDGRCPGLLRGEPLTAGTFQLRFDTGEYWKQLKLDAFHPYAEVVFIINDPKEKYHVPLLITPHAYSTYRGS from the exons ATGTCGGGGGGCGCTTCGAGTCTGCTGACcacacatgtcctcaacattgcaCAAGGGACCCCAGCTAAAGGCCTGACAATAACCTTGTCCAAGTTCAATGCCAGAGAAGCAAAATGGGAACAAGTCAGCAGAAG TGTCACTGACCAGGACGGCCGTTGTCCGGGACTTCTACGTGGAGAACCTCTTACAGCCGGGACCTTCCAGCTGCGCTTCGATACGGGAGAATACTGGAAGCAGCTAAAACTAGATGCCTTCCACCCCTATGCAGAG GTTGTTTTCATCATTAATGACCCAAAAGAGAAATATCACGTGCCTCTCCTGATTACTCCACATGCCTATTCCACCTACAGAGGGAGTTAG